The following are encoded in a window of Oreochromis niloticus isolate F11D_XX unplaced genomic scaffold, O_niloticus_UMD_NMBU tig00002041_pilon, whole genome shotgun sequence genomic DNA:
- the LOC102079785 gene encoding uncharacterized protein LOC102079785 isoform X2, with product MRLQSRKPDAGTSVNYSPGVEERPLERPREEEGVDKQRRIYPVQQGIKTQFPSAVSDSTNVAEEGIRHWTDDEVRALLCVWADRNIRERLKSTLRNKSIFQEMAQQMQRKYGVIRDWRQCRTKYKNLKYDYKIAKSAHAAGGSSAGSLGKYMKFFDEVEAILLDKGLENGSMEMQKRLYDGELEAGRLQTPAGHTGQITGSEREVVIDMDDDDNSDDCNMDGEMEIKRERNAHRAHTDSSSDQVVTVSDAGRNWSDQEVRALIQVWSDERIRRKLESSTRKRDIFVQISSRLLQQGIDRDWKQCHTKYRNLKYLYRCLQRGKTDEADPRCLMRFYEEVDSIMNRTTNDSLRDTGADSDRLIISDNCDEKNEVDGNLVNSDLSVTIEASNAYESERHKIKEHRLDQEHMLMSASESEVDKENTTASNRRLKRKAVDEDPGLHTSLKKLNPLGPVVADRLHTQCKEEQDHIPIIKMNSVCSVASSAPSPQDCSGSTSAMASTPELKVGQKLNEGKTKQIFELVDQPGLVLVQSKDQITAGNAVRKDQMQGKAAIANKTTSCVFQLLQESGIKTAFVKQHSDTAFIAAHCEMIPIEWVCRRVATGSFLKRNPGVKEGYRFSPLKMEMFFKDDANNDPQWSEEQLLEAKLCVAGLTIGQCELDIMSRSTVAIFEIVEKAWATQNCTLVDMKIEFGVSVKSGEIVLADVIDNDSWRLWPAGDRSQQKDKQMYRELKEVTPEAMQMVKRNFEWVSERVKLLLEPQASSRVVLLMGSTSDVAHCEKIRKACASYGIPCVLRVTSAHKGPDETLRIKAEYEGDGVPTVFVAVAGRSNCLGPVMSGNTAYPVISCPPLTPDWGPQDVWSSLRMPSGLGCSTVLSPEACAQFAAQILGLRDHLVWCKLRASMLNTWVSLKLADKKFQACSL from the exons ATGAGACTTCAGAGCAGGAAGCCTGATGCAGGCACGTCAGTGAACTACAGCCCAGGAGTGGAAGAAAGGCCGCTGGAAAGGCCACGGGAGGAAGAAGGTGTGGATAAGCAAAGAAGAATCTACCCAGTCCAGCAAG GAATAAAGACTCAATTTCCTTCAGCTGTTTCTGACTCTACGAATGTGGCTGAAGAGGGAATCCGCCACTGGACCGATGATGAAGTAAGAGCGCTGCTGTGCGTCTGGGCCGACCGCAACATTCGGGAACGTTTGAAAAGCACGCTGCGCAACAAATCCATATTCCAAGAGATGGCTCAGCAGATGCAAAGAAAATATGGGGTGATACGCGACTGGAGACAATGCCGTACAAAATACAAGAATCTGAAATATGACTATAAGATTGCTAAAAGTGCACACGCTGCAGGAGGCAGCAGTGCAGGAAGCCTGGGGAAGTACATGAAGTTTTTTGATGAAGTGGAAGCTATTTTACTGGACAAAGGACTGGAAAATGGGAGCATGGAGATGCAGAAGAGACTGTATGATGGTGAACTGGAAGCAGGGAGGCTACAAACACCAGCAGGCCACACAGGGCAGATAACAGGCTCTGAGAGGGAGGTGGTCATCGACATGGATGATG ATGACAACAGTGACGATTGCAACATGGACGGAGAAATggaaataaagagagagagaa ATGCCCATCGAGCACACACAGACTCCAGCTCTGACCAAGTGGTCACAGTGTCGGACGCTGGTCGAAACTGGAGCGACCAAGAGGTGCGAGCCCTGATCCAAGTCTGGTCAGATGAGCGCATACGCAGGAAGCTGGAGAGCTCAACCAGAAAGAGGGACATCTTTGTCCAGATCTCGAGCAGGTTACTGCAGCAAGGCATCGACCGTGACTGGAAACAGTGCCACACTAAGTACAGGAACCTCAAGTATCTCTACAGGTGCCTTCAAAGGGGCAAGACTGATGAAGCTGACCCAAGATGCCTCATGAGGTTTTACGAAGAAGTGGACTCCATTATGAATCGCACGACTAACGACTCTCTGCGAGACACAGGAGCAGATTCAGACAGACTTATAATATCTGACAACTGTGATGAGAAAAATGAGGTGGACGGCAACTTGGTAAATTCTGACTTATCAGTAACCATCGAGGCATCAAACGCTTACGAGTCAGAGCGGCATAAAATCAAGGAGCATCGTTTGGATCAAGAACACATGTTGATGA GTGCTTCTGAGAGTGAGGTCGATAAAGAGAATACTACTGCATCAAACAGAAGACTGAAGAGGAAAGCTGTGGATGAAG ACCCTGGACTGCACACATCACTGAAAAAGCTGAACCCTCTTGGCCCTGTCGTTGCTGACAGACTGCACACCCAGTGTAAAGAAGAGCAGGACCACATCCCCATAATAAAGATGAACTCAGTCTGTTCAGTGGCCTCCTCTGCTCCATCGCCACAG GACTGCTCAGGATCCACGAGCGCCATGGCATCCACCCCAG AGTTGAAAGTCGGCCAGAAGCTCAATGAGGGCAAGActaaacagatttttgagcTCGTGGACCAGCCGGGACTGGTTCTAGTCCAGTCTAAAGACCAGATCACAGCTGGGAACGCCGTGAGGAAAGATCAGATGCAGGGCAAAGCTGCCATTGCCAACAAAACCACGAGCTGCGTGTTCCAGCTGCTGCAGGAGTCTG GCATTAAGACGGCCTTTGTTAAGCAGCACTCGGACACGGCGTTCATCGCAGCGCACTGTGAGATGATACCCATTGAGTGGGTGTGTCGCAGAGTGGCGACTGGATCTTTCCTCAAGAGGAATCCAGGAGTCAAAGAGGGCTACCGCTTTTCTCCTCTAAAGATGGAGATGTTCTTTAAA GATGATGCCAACAATGATCCTCAGTGGTCAGAGGAGCAGCTGCTGGAGGCCAAACTGTGTGTGGCTGGGCTCACTATTGGTCAGTGTGAGCTGGACATAATGAGTCGCAGCACTGTGGCCATTTTTGAGATAGTGGAGAAGGCCTGGGCCACTCAGAACTGCACCCTGGTGGACATGAAG ATTGAATTTGGCGTCAGTGTGAAAAGTGGAGAGATTGTGCTTGCTGACGTGATTGACAACGATTCATGGAGGCTTTGGCCAGCTGGAGATCGGAGCCAGCAAAAAGACAAACAG ATGTACAGAGAGCTGAAGGAAGTGACCCCAGAGGCAATgcagatggtgaagaggaattTTGAGTGGGTCTCTGAAAGGGTCAAG TTGCTGCTGGAGCCCCAGGCAAGCAGCAGGGTGGTGCTTTTAATGGGCTCCACCTCAGACGTGGCCCATTGTGAAAAGATAAGAAAGGCGTGCGCCTCCTACGGGATCCCCTGTGTCCTCAGAGTCACCTCGGCACACAAGGGTCCAGATGAGACGCTGCGCATTAAAGCTGAATATGAAG GTGATGGCGTACCCACTGTGTTCGTGGCTGTGGCTGGGAGGAGTAACTGCCTCGGCCCAGTGATGTCTGGTAACACGGCTTACCCTGTGATCAGCTGCCCTCCTCTCACTCCAGACTGGGGACCACAAGATGTCTGGTCATCCCTCCGCATGCCAAGTG GTCTTGGCTGCTCCACCGTGTTGTCTCCTGAAGCTTGTGCTCAGTTTGCAGCGCAGATCTTGGGGTTGAGGGACCACCTGGTGTGGTGCAAACTGAGGGCATCCATGCTCAACACCTGGGTGTCTCTCAAGCTGGCTGACAAGAAGTTCCAGGCCTGCAGCCTCTGA
- the LOC102079785 gene encoding uncharacterized protein LOC102079785 isoform X1: MRLQSRKPDAGTSVNYSPGVEERPLERPREEEGVDKQRRIYPVQQGIKTQFPSAVSDSTNVAEEGIRHWTDDEVRALLCVWADRNIRERLKSTLRNKSIFQEMAQQMQRKYGVIRDWRQCRTKYKNLKYDYKIAKSAHAAGGSSAGSLGKYMKFFDEVEAILLDKGLENGSMEMQKRLYDGELEAGRLQTPAGHTGQITGSEREVVIDMDDDDNSDDCNMDGEMEIKRERSTDAHRAHTDSSSDQVVTVSDAGRNWSDQEVRALIQVWSDERIRRKLESSTRKRDIFVQISSRLLQQGIDRDWKQCHTKYRNLKYLYRCLQRGKTDEADPRCLMRFYEEVDSIMNRTTNDSLRDTGADSDRLIISDNCDEKNEVDGNLVNSDLSVTIEASNAYESERHKIKEHRLDQEHMLMSASESEVDKENTTASNRRLKRKAVDEDPGLHTSLKKLNPLGPVVADRLHTQCKEEQDHIPIIKMNSVCSVASSAPSPQDCSGSTSAMASTPELKVGQKLNEGKTKQIFELVDQPGLVLVQSKDQITAGNAVRKDQMQGKAAIANKTTSCVFQLLQESGIKTAFVKQHSDTAFIAAHCEMIPIEWVCRRVATGSFLKRNPGVKEGYRFSPLKMEMFFKDDANNDPQWSEEQLLEAKLCVAGLTIGQCELDIMSRSTVAIFEIVEKAWATQNCTLVDMKIEFGVSVKSGEIVLADVIDNDSWRLWPAGDRSQQKDKQMYRELKEVTPEAMQMVKRNFEWVSERVKLLLEPQASSRVVLLMGSTSDVAHCEKIRKACASYGIPCVLRVTSAHKGPDETLRIKAEYEGDGVPTVFVAVAGRSNCLGPVMSGNTAYPVISCPPLTPDWGPQDVWSSLRMPSGLGCSTVLSPEACAQFAAQILGLRDHLVWCKLRASMLNTWVSLKLADKKFQACSL, translated from the exons ATGAGACTTCAGAGCAGGAAGCCTGATGCAGGCACGTCAGTGAACTACAGCCCAGGAGTGGAAGAAAGGCCGCTGGAAAGGCCACGGGAGGAAGAAGGTGTGGATAAGCAAAGAAGAATCTACCCAGTCCAGCAAG GAATAAAGACTCAATTTCCTTCAGCTGTTTCTGACTCTACGAATGTGGCTGAAGAGGGAATCCGCCACTGGACCGATGATGAAGTAAGAGCGCTGCTGTGCGTCTGGGCCGACCGCAACATTCGGGAACGTTTGAAAAGCACGCTGCGCAACAAATCCATATTCCAAGAGATGGCTCAGCAGATGCAAAGAAAATATGGGGTGATACGCGACTGGAGACAATGCCGTACAAAATACAAGAATCTGAAATATGACTATAAGATTGCTAAAAGTGCACACGCTGCAGGAGGCAGCAGTGCAGGAAGCCTGGGGAAGTACATGAAGTTTTTTGATGAAGTGGAAGCTATTTTACTGGACAAAGGACTGGAAAATGGGAGCATGGAGATGCAGAAGAGACTGTATGATGGTGAACTGGAAGCAGGGAGGCTACAAACACCAGCAGGCCACACAGGGCAGATAACAGGCTCTGAGAGGGAGGTGGTCATCGACATGGATGATG ATGACAACAGTGACGATTGCAACATGGACGGAGAAATggaaataaagagagagagaagtacAG ATGCCCATCGAGCACACACAGACTCCAGCTCTGACCAAGTGGTCACAGTGTCGGACGCTGGTCGAAACTGGAGCGACCAAGAGGTGCGAGCCCTGATCCAAGTCTGGTCAGATGAGCGCATACGCAGGAAGCTGGAGAGCTCAACCAGAAAGAGGGACATCTTTGTCCAGATCTCGAGCAGGTTACTGCAGCAAGGCATCGACCGTGACTGGAAACAGTGCCACACTAAGTACAGGAACCTCAAGTATCTCTACAGGTGCCTTCAAAGGGGCAAGACTGATGAAGCTGACCCAAGATGCCTCATGAGGTTTTACGAAGAAGTGGACTCCATTATGAATCGCACGACTAACGACTCTCTGCGAGACACAGGAGCAGATTCAGACAGACTTATAATATCTGACAACTGTGATGAGAAAAATGAGGTGGACGGCAACTTGGTAAATTCTGACTTATCAGTAACCATCGAGGCATCAAACGCTTACGAGTCAGAGCGGCATAAAATCAAGGAGCATCGTTTGGATCAAGAACACATGTTGATGA GTGCTTCTGAGAGTGAGGTCGATAAAGAGAATACTACTGCATCAAACAGAAGACTGAAGAGGAAAGCTGTGGATGAAG ACCCTGGACTGCACACATCACTGAAAAAGCTGAACCCTCTTGGCCCTGTCGTTGCTGACAGACTGCACACCCAGTGTAAAGAAGAGCAGGACCACATCCCCATAATAAAGATGAACTCAGTCTGTTCAGTGGCCTCCTCTGCTCCATCGCCACAG GACTGCTCAGGATCCACGAGCGCCATGGCATCCACCCCAG AGTTGAAAGTCGGCCAGAAGCTCAATGAGGGCAAGActaaacagatttttgagcTCGTGGACCAGCCGGGACTGGTTCTAGTCCAGTCTAAAGACCAGATCACAGCTGGGAACGCCGTGAGGAAAGATCAGATGCAGGGCAAAGCTGCCATTGCCAACAAAACCACGAGCTGCGTGTTCCAGCTGCTGCAGGAGTCTG GCATTAAGACGGCCTTTGTTAAGCAGCACTCGGACACGGCGTTCATCGCAGCGCACTGTGAGATGATACCCATTGAGTGGGTGTGTCGCAGAGTGGCGACTGGATCTTTCCTCAAGAGGAATCCAGGAGTCAAAGAGGGCTACCGCTTTTCTCCTCTAAAGATGGAGATGTTCTTTAAA GATGATGCCAACAATGATCCTCAGTGGTCAGAGGAGCAGCTGCTGGAGGCCAAACTGTGTGTGGCTGGGCTCACTATTGGTCAGTGTGAGCTGGACATAATGAGTCGCAGCACTGTGGCCATTTTTGAGATAGTGGAGAAGGCCTGGGCCACTCAGAACTGCACCCTGGTGGACATGAAG ATTGAATTTGGCGTCAGTGTGAAAAGTGGAGAGATTGTGCTTGCTGACGTGATTGACAACGATTCATGGAGGCTTTGGCCAGCTGGAGATCGGAGCCAGCAAAAAGACAAACAG ATGTACAGAGAGCTGAAGGAAGTGACCCCAGAGGCAATgcagatggtgaagaggaattTTGAGTGGGTCTCTGAAAGGGTCAAG TTGCTGCTGGAGCCCCAGGCAAGCAGCAGGGTGGTGCTTTTAATGGGCTCCACCTCAGACGTGGCCCATTGTGAAAAGATAAGAAAGGCGTGCGCCTCCTACGGGATCCCCTGTGTCCTCAGAGTCACCTCGGCACACAAGGGTCCAGATGAGACGCTGCGCATTAAAGCTGAATATGAAG GTGATGGCGTACCCACTGTGTTCGTGGCTGTGGCTGGGAGGAGTAACTGCCTCGGCCCAGTGATGTCTGGTAACACGGCTTACCCTGTGATCAGCTGCCCTCCTCTCACTCCAGACTGGGGACCACAAGATGTCTGGTCATCCCTCCGCATGCCAAGTG GTCTTGGCTGCTCCACCGTGTTGTCTCCTGAAGCTTGTGCTCAGTTTGCAGCGCAGATCTTGGGGTTGAGGGACCACCTGGTGTGGTGCAAACTGAGGGCATCCATGCTCAACACCTGGGTGTCTCTCAAGCTGGCTGACAAGAAGTTCCAGGCCTGCAGCCTCTGA